From Gopherus flavomarginatus isolate rGopFla2 chromosome 7, rGopFla2.mat.asm, whole genome shotgun sequence, the proteins below share one genomic window:
- the RGS18 gene encoding regulator of G-protein signaling 18 isoform X1, with protein sequence MENPLFLFPHLNISSLKEKTHCKVMKSTNKEETNKEIKTSVTPEEAVRWGESFNKLLSQKAGLDAFTRFLKTEFSEENIEFWTTCEDYKKNRASHQLIPKAKTIYETFIRKDAPKEVNLDFHTKEVTAQNITHPTLDSFDAAQAKIYRLMEQDSYPRFLRSDMYLDLIKGRQHSGHPALRRRSRSFTSSEFQDVQSDFTIWL encoded by the exons atggagaatccactgtttTTATTTCCCCATCTAAATATTTCCTCTTTGAAGGAGAAGACCCACTGTAAAGTTATGAAATCCacaaataaagaggagacaaacAAAGAAATCAAGACCAG TGTGACCCCTGAAGAAGCAGTGAGATGGGGTGAATCCTTTAACAAACTGCTTTCCCAGAAAG CCGGACTGGATGCCTTTACAAGGTTTCTGAAAACTGAGTTCAGCGAGGAGAACATTGAGTTTTGGACAACCTGTGAGGATTATAAGAAGAACAGAGCATCTCATCAACTTATTCCTAAAGCCAAGACAATTTATGAGACATTCATAAGGAAAGATGCTCCAAAAGAG GTTAACCTTGACTTTCACACGAAAGAAGTCACCGCTCAGAACATTACTCACCCTACACTCGACAGCTTTGATGCAGCACAGGCCAAAATCTACAGGCTGATGGAACAAGACAGTTACCCCCGCTTCCTGAGATCTGACATGTATTTAGACCTGATTAAGGGAAGGCAGCACTCTGGCCATCCTGCTCTTAGAAGGCGATCACGCTCTTTTACCTCCAGTGAATTCCAGGATGTGCAATCAGACTTTACCATTTGGTTATAA
- the RGS18 gene encoding regulator of G-protein signaling 18 isoform X2, with product MENPLFLFPHLNISSLKEKTHCKVMKSTNKEETNKEIKTRSKEKRNRLSLLLQKAEFHENVNLEKFENLTKASSVTPEEAVRWGESFNKLLSQKAGLDAFTRFLKTEFSEENIEFWTTCEDYKKNRASHQLIPKAKTIYETFIRKDAPKEVNLDFHTKEVTAQNITHPTLDSFDAAQAKIYRLMEQDSYPRFLRSDMYLDLIKGRQHSGHPALRRRSRSFTSSEFQDVQSDFTIWL from the exons atggagaatccactgtttTTATTTCCCCATCTAAATATTTCCTCTTTGAAGGAGAAGACCCACTGTAAAGTTATGAAATCCacaaataaagaggagacaaacAAAGAAATCAAGACCAG gtcaaaggaaaaaagaaataggCTGAGCCTTCTCCTGCAAAAGGCTGAATTCCATGAAAATGTCAATCTTGAGAAATTTGAGAACTTGACAAAAGCTTCAAG TGTGACCCCTGAAGAAGCAGTGAGATGGGGTGAATCCTTTAACAAACTGCTTTCCCAGAAAG CCGGACTGGATGCCTTTACAAGGTTTCTGAAAACTGAGTTCAGCGAGGAGAACATTGAGTTTTGGACAACCTGTGAGGATTATAAGAAGAACAGAGCATCTCATCAACTTATTCCTAAAGCCAAGACAATTTATGAGACATTCATAAGGAAAGATGCTCCAAAAGAG GTTAACCTTGACTTTCACACGAAAGAAGTCACCGCTCAGAACATTACTCACCCTACACTCGACAGCTTTGATGCAGCACAGGCCAAAATCTACAGGCTGATGGAACAAGACAGTTACCCCCGCTTCCTGAGATCTGACATGTATTTAGACCTGATTAAGGGAAGGCAGCACTCTGGCCATCCTGCTCTTAGAAGGCGATCACGCTCTTTTACCTCCAGTGAATTCCAGGATGTGCAATCAGACTTTACCATTTGGTTATAA